Part of the Oleidesulfovibrio alaskensis DSM 16109 genome, CGCCGCACCATTCTGCGCGGCCGAGAAGTAGTGTCTGTAGCAAGGCAGAATGATATGCGTATCCGTCAGGCAGTACTTGCCGCAGGAGCCTTCCTGTGCGGCGGCCTCTGCGTCCCATTCCGCCTCTGTGGCCAGGTAGCCCCCGCAGCTGCGCACCCATGCTTCCAGCTGGGGGTAGGTGCCCAGTGTAAATTTTTGTTTAACATTGACCGCCACTGTGCCGGGCAGCGGTGTGCCGGTGGTGGAAAAAAGCAATGCGCCCACAGGCATACCCGCAACAGCGCCCCACGCAAGACCTCCATCTGTCTGCTTGATGATTGTCTGCCCCGGATCGCCACCAGGCGGCAGCGTTGCATGCGGATCGTTTTGGTCCCCGATGTGGTCATCAAGAGCTTTAAAAACGTTACCGTGGGCGTTGGGACTGACGTTGTGTGCCGCAACTGCCTCATCCACGGCCTGTTGCGTGGCAAGAACTTTAGACGGATCAATGGTCAGCGCAAGGGTAGCGGCGTTACCAAAAACCACAGGGGCATAAATGGTATGCTCCAGCTTGGTGGGGTCGTCCGGCGAGGGTTTCCACATGACAGGATGTGCACCAATGGCCAGCAGCACATCATCCGCATAGATAGCAACTTCACGAATATACCAGCCACCTGTTGTCATGGGGATGTGGGCGCGGAATTCCACGGCCTGCCCGCTTTCCGTCTGCCCGTCTTCTCGCAGGGTGATGGCATCCAGCGCGCCGCGCCAAACTTCATTGACGAGCGCCGTGGATGCGTTGGTGTGTTCCGGGGGCTGGCCCGAGCCGTCGCCTACGGCCATATGGGTAGCCTGCAGCTTCGCGCCTGACGTTTCTGCCGCACTCAGGGCCAACAAGCCCGCTTTAGTAATGATAAGGCTCACGGTGCTCTCCTTATAATCTGATTCTGCTGACAATATGCATGTGCCCGGCTATCCGGACGGCCCCGGCGACCTTGGTAGAGTCCGGGCGCTCGTATTCCAGCCGCACCACGGAGGACAACACGAGCGCCATGGCGCTGTGCGTCGCGGCATTGGCGGCTCTGTGGCGGGTGTTCAGCCCCGCCAGTTTGGAGCGGGCCGGTTTGGTTTCCTGCGCTGCCCATGTGATGAGCGCGTAATCCTGCATGTCCAGCCCGCTGCCGACCGGCACAACGGGCATGAACTCGGCCCAGCGCTCCGGGTCGTCATCACGCATGTTACGGATGGAGCATCCCGGATAGCCGTAGTGTTCCAGTATGCGGGACATGCCGCGCACCTTGCCCGCCTGCCGATGCCACGCGTAGGCTGTAACGGCTCTGTTGCGGAACTGCGCGGCCGTTTCCAGCGGGTGGCGCTCAATGCCGCGTCCGGACGCCAGATCATCAACGCCATCAGCTTCACAGGTGGCGGGGTTGAGCTGATCCCGAAGCCAGAGGATGTCCTCGCGCACGTCGTCAAAGACACGGGCTATCCCCTCGACCAGCGCCGCCAGCGGTCCGGGGCGAAAGATGAGCGGCCAGCGCAGCACATCTCGGAAGTATGGCCAGAAAACGCGGGCCATTATGCAGCTTCCTCCATATGGCTGAGCGTCAATGATTGCAGAATGGCCAAACCGTCGTCGGGCACGACCACATCCGCTGCGGGGCCGGTCCATTCCACACGTTTGACACCGGGTACCGCCATGACCGCGGCTGTAAGGCGGTCCAATGTCAGATCTTCTCCAATCTGCAGGGGAGATATGCCCGCGACGGTAGTCGGGTCCGTGAACAGCGCACGAATGCGCTTTTCCGCTGCTCCCAGCGCGGTTTCAACTACCGTGCCCGGTAACAGGAACAGAGTTCCGGTAATCGCCGCCGCAATGGCCTGCGGGGCTTTGACAAGCAGGTCGTCATTTACGAAAACCTCGGCATCGATGGCGGCCCGCACCTTATCCAGCAGGTCGGTGGTAGGAATGCCAGCCGCGCCTTTGATGATCGCGTCCACGGTGCCTTGACCACGGGGATGTTGATC contains:
- a CDS encoding phage tail protein is translated as MSLIITKAGLLALSAAETSGAKLQATHMAVGDGSGQPPEHTNASTALVNEVWRGALDAITLREDGQTESGQAVEFRAHIPMTTGGWYIREVAIYADDVLLAIGAHPVMWKPSPDDPTKLEHTIYAPVVFGNAATLALTIDPSKVLATQQAVDEAVAAHNVSPNAHGNVFKALDDHIGDQNDPHATLPPGGDPGQTIIKQTDGGLAWGAVAGMPVGALLFSTTGTPLPGTVAVNVKQKFTLGTYPQLEAWVRSCGGYLATEAEWDAEAAAQEGSCGKYCLTDTHIILPCYRHYFSAAQNGAAGKAAGDWAGDAIRNLTGELKSSTSPNSLFPSLRDTASATG
- a CDS encoding phage tail protein translates to MARVFWPYFRDVLRWPLIFRPGPLAALVEGIARVFDDVREDILWLRDQLNPATCEADGVDDLASGRGIERHPLETAAQFRNRAVTAYAWHRQAGKVRGMSRILEHYGYPGCSIRNMRDDDPERWAEFMPVVPVGSGLDMQDYALITWAAQETKPARSKLAGLNTRHRAANAATHSAMALVLSSVVRLEYERPDSTKVAGAVRIAGHMHIVSRIRL